In the genome of Microcoleus vaginatus PCC 9802, the window TTTGGCAATTAATTAATTTGGTCACAAGCCCCGAATTTATCAGTGGCTTCACTTTCTTCCCTCGAAAATCGAAAATCTATTGAGTCGGTTAAGATTGTTTTTTGGCAGAGATAACGATGTAGCCTAGATCTTGTTGATAATGCTGGAAAACTCGACGCATTGCTAAGATACGATCGCGAATTTGCGATCGACTTAATATATTCCACACAATCCGCACAGTACCCACAACCCCTTCATCTTGCAGCATTCGCGGTAAGTTGAGGAGTCCCATCGCCCCGGTTTGACACTTTTCTACTTGCAAACCCGCGTTTTGGCAAACAGCAATCCAGGCAGACTCAGACAAAGGCGTTGAGTTAGCCCGAGTCACTTCTGATAAAGCTTTGTGAATTTCAGATTCTCGGTTTCTCGCTAAAAGTTCGTGAGAGAGAAACTTGCCACCTGGTTTTAAACGATCGCAAATTCCCGATACAATTTTAGCTTTCCCCGACGGCGACTGCATTGTCAGGATAGCTTCAGCCAACACCCAATCAAACTGTTGGGAAATCCGCTCCAAGTGAAAAATATCTCCTTCCACAATTTCCA includes:
- a CDS encoding class I SAM-dependent methyltransferase → MTNTALNFKTAPGHEVLAAAGKKMLRPGGKLATEQLFEWADFQPGETVLELAASFGYSSIALAKRFGVKVVGVEKNPESVARARANVAAVGLSDRVEIVEGDIFHLERISQQFDWVLAEAILTMQSPSGKAKIVSGICDRLKPGGKFLSHELLARNRESEIHKALSEVTRANSTPLSESAWIAVCQNAGLQVEKCQTGAMGLLNLPRMLQDEGVVGTVRIVWNILSRSQIRDRILAMRRVFQHYQQDLGYIVISAKKQS